The stretch of DNA TTACAGTCCGTTCGGGGCTCCAATGGCTACTCGTAACAAACAGGTAAGCAGTGTGTTAGTGACAAAAACCGTGAGCGAAAGTTCGTTTTCAAGCGGTGTTGACGGGTGGGTACCGAGTGGTTCAGCTACACTCATTAACGTATATGGTAATGTACGTGCAATAACCACAGCAATAAACTCAGGGATGAAAAAAGTATTTTCAACCGAGCCCGGTAAAACCTATCGCATTAAGTTTAAAATAAACCTCCGCGGTTGGCCATACTTGTATGTAAAAGATTTGGCTACAACCAATACTATATTTAGTGTAACCGACTTTTTATCACCAAACAATTATGCTTATACCATAACCGCTACCGGTTACCAAACCCAAGTAGAATTCCTTGAAGTTGACAAAGCAGTAAGCGAATTACAACTAGCTAGCTTCACTTTAGAAGAAGTTGATGCGGAAAATGGGTATAGGTTTGGCTTTAACGGTAAGGAGAATGATGATGAAACTCAAACACAGGATTATGGAATGAGAATTTACAATAACCGCTTAGGTAAATTTTTAAGTGTTGATCCATTATGTAGAAATTTCCCTTTCTCTTCACCATACTCATATGCAATGAACAGACCAATTGATGGAATAGATATGGATGGACTTGAATATGTACCTTACATGAACAAGGCTGAACTTCCAGAAGTAACCTCCGCAACATCTGCAGCAGGATTATTTAATGCTTTTATGTACAATTCATTGATTGTTTTACCAAATAATACTACTGCAACTATTATTAACACAGTTACAGACAGAATTGTATATATCAAAAATTATGGCATTTCAGATTATGTTCATCAAACTGTTAATAATATAAAAAAGGCAGCAGAGGACATAAAAACAGAGGCGTCAAATATGACTTTAGGAGATGTCGTTAAGCAATATAAAAATCCTGCTAACTATGAAGTATTACCTTTAATGATTGTATTTGGAACTAAGCCAAAAGCTAGTCCTATAGCTGAGATATCAATTGTTGAAAGACGGAAAATACTAGCAAATAATTTTTATGAATCATTTGGTGAAAGGAACATTTCCAGCAAGTTATCTGGAATTAATTTTGCAAAATCTGTAACTGTACAAAAATTAGAAGCAGGAAGTTTTGTAGAACAATGGGTTGGTGCTGATGGGGTTATTGGAAAGTACTTTGCCCCAGTTAACTCTGATCCAGCAAAGCTTGGAATAAATACTGCAGGTAGAACACGTGTCATATTTCAACTAAAAGAAAATATTCAGGTTTTAAAAACTACTGCTGCGGATTTTAAAGATTTAAAGACAGGCGAAGTTTATAAAGGAGGAGGGCAACAATACTTTAGTCCCGCGATTAAAGATGTTGTCACCCCTGTGAAAAATTAAATATTTGAATATGAAAAATACCGATGTTATATGGTTGGATGAATTTTATAATACGATAAAACTTTATAAAATAGAAGTACCCTACTTAGTGGAGTTATTAGGAGATATTATTAACACAAGCGTAAATAATAGTATAAGAAATGAATTTCTTTTACCAAAAGATAAACGTTTCAAGACTATCTATATATCTTGGAATATTATTACCAATGAGGTAAAAGAGATTGGATTTATAGGAAATACATTTACTATATCTTTTTTAGATTGT from Bacteroidota bacterium encodes:
- a CDS encoding RHS repeat-associated core domain-containing protein, translated to YSPFGAPMATRNKQVSSVLVTKTVSESSFSSGVDGWVPSGSATLINVYGNVRAITTAINSGMKKVFSTEPGKTYRIKFKINLRGWPYLYVKDLATTNTIFSVTDFLSPNNYAYTITATGYQTQVEFLEVDKAVSELQLASFTLEEVDAENGYRFGFNGKENDDETQTQDYGMRIYNNRLGKFLSVDPLCRNFPFSSPYSYAMNRPIDGIDMDGLEYVPYMNKAELPEVTSATSAAGLFNAFMYNSLIVLPNNTTATIINTVTDRIVYIKNYGISDYVHQTVNNIKKAAEDIKTEASNMTLGDVVKQYKNPANYEVLPLMIVFGTKPKASPIAEISIVERRKILANNFYESFGERNISSKLSGINFAKSVTVQKLEAGSFVEQWVGADGVIGKYFAPVNSDPAKLGINTAGRTRVIFQLKENIQVLKTTAADFKDLKTGEVYKGGGQQYFSPAIKDVVTPVKN